One segment of Panicum virgatum strain AP13 chromosome 3K, P.virgatum_v5, whole genome shotgun sequence DNA contains the following:
- the LOC120697509 gene encoding E3 ubiquitin-protein ligase UPL6-like isoform X3: MFFSGDPSARRRVDLGGRSSKERDRKVLLEQTREERRRRQGLRLQNSSATKIQKFFRGKKALELARSEIRKNFCSTFGEHCEKIDWNIFGTNSDFLRQLLFFFNANEDNDVSILCQVCNLLLQYVKRGGDTVTLFAGVNDSSQQPLVAHRVKKLALICVQAVYQKRHDWGSQLLTAPVSTSVPSVSLLETVACLINPKLPWNCKVVGYLQRRKIYCLFRGIIISVPQKDRNFGQFDSASALEQVLMLVASHVGHHPCCCPVVDPRWSFSSQLLSIPFLWHRLPQLKKVFTVNGISKYYIHQIACFLPSLADVLPNDISVNHPGYACVLANVLEASTSTLSDANFASDTAADIIAVSTSLLDTLPAVTSPTERADDDDEMPMDVDVKNGLDVDLERQITTAIDSKLLQHLVNALFRGRLSTDHSDLSAPSDAEVDAVGSICAFLHVTFNTFPLERIMTVLAYRTEIVPALWNFIKRCHENRRWPYFSKFASSLPADAPGWLLPMSVFCPIYKHMLKIIDNGEFYEQEKPLSLNDLKSLVLILKQALWQLLWVIPSSSTLKVAPNPSGLKKLSVENVKTRARVGLSELLTQLQDWNSRLPFTSASDFYSQEATSENFVSQAILGNTRASEIIKLAPFLAPFTSRVKIFTSQLSSSRQSASHSALTRHRFKIRRNRLLEDAFDQLSLLSEEDLKGPIRVSFINEHGEEEAGIDGGGIFKDFMENITRAAFDVQYGLFKETADHLLYPNPASGLVHELHLQYFHFLGSLLGKAMYEGILVDLPFATFFLSKLKQKYNFLNDLPSLDPELYRHILFLKHYNGDISELELYFVIVNNEYGEQCEEELLPGGRDMRVTNDNVITFIHLVANHRLNYQIRAQSTHFLRGFQQLIPKDWIDMFNEHEIQVLISGSLESLDIDDLRSNTNYSAGYHPGLG; this comes from the exons ATGTTCTTCTCCGGTGACCcgtcggcgcggaggcgggtggACCTCGGCGGGCGGAGCAGCAAGGAGCGCGACCGCAAGGTGCTGCTCGAGCAGACGCgcgaggagcggcgccgccggcagGGCCTCCGCCTCCAGAACTCATCCGCCACCAAGATACAG AAATTCTTCAGAGGTAAGAAGGCTTTGGAACTGGCACGTTCAGAAATTCGGAAGAACTTTTGCTCTACTTTCGGGGAGCATTGTGAGAAGATTGACTG GAACATCTTTGGCACTAATTCTGACTTTCTTCGTCAATTGCTGTTTTTCTTCAATGCAAATGAAGACAATGATGTTTCTATACTTTGTCAAGTCTGCAATTTGCTGCTACAATATGTTAAACGTGGTG GAGATACTGTAACTCTCTTTGCTGGTGTAAATGACTCCTCACAGCAACCACTTGTTGCTCACAGAGTAAAAAAACTTGCACTCATCTGTGTGCAAGCAGTCTATCAAAAGAG GCATGATTGGGGTAGCCAACTTTTGACAGCACCTGTAAGCACATCAGTGCCTTCTGTCTCGTTACTAGAAACTGTAGCTTGCTTAATAAATCCTAAACTTCCATGGAACTGCAAAGTAGTTGGGTATCTTCAGCGGAGAAAGATCTATTGCTTATTCCGGGGCATTATTATATCTGTACCG CAAAAGGACAGAAATTTTGGGCAATTTGATAGTGCATCTGCGCTGGAACAAGTTCTCATGCTTGTTGCTTCACATGTTGGCCATCATCCTTGTTGTTGTCCAGTAGTTGATCCAAGGTGGAGTTTCTCCTCTCAGCTTCTGTCCATCCCATTTCTATGGCATCGTTTGCCGCAACTCAAGAAG GTTTTCACAGTTAATGGAATCAGCAAATATTATATCCATCAAATAGCCTGCTTTTTGCCCAGTCTTGCTGATGTTCTTCCAAATGATATATCAGTTAATCATCCAGGATATGCGTGTGTCCTTGCAAATGTTCTTGAAGCTTCAACCTCGACTTTGTCCGATGCAAATTTTGCTTCTGACACA GCAGCTGACATCATCGCCGTTTCTACGTCATTGTTAGACACGTTGCCAGCAGTCACGTCACCTACGGAAA GggcagatgatgatgatgagatgCCTATGGATGTCGATGTTAAAAATGGTCTTGATGTTGATTTGGAAAGACAGATAACTACAGCAATTGATTCAAAGCTACTTCAACATTTG GTGAATGCACTCTTCAGAGGTAGATTAAGCACAGACCATTCTGATCTTTCTGCACcgtcagatgctgaagtggATGCTGTAGGATCTATTTGTGCTTTTCTTCATGTCACATTCAACACATTCCCTCTAGAGCGGATTATGACTGTGCTGGCGTACCGGACTGAAATTGTTCCTGCACTATGGAATTTTATAAAACGATGCCATGAAAACCGAAGATGGCCATATTTTTCCAAGTTTGCATCTTCATTACCTGCAGATGCTCCTGGTTGGCTCCTGCCCATGTCTGTATTCTGTCCCATATACAA GCACATGTTGAAGATCATTGATAATGGGGAGTTCTATGAACAGGAGAAACCTCTTTCACTTAATGATTTGAAGTCCCTGGTTCTCATTTTAAAACAG GCATTATGGCAACTTCTGTGGgttattccttcctcttctaCTCTGAAAGTGGCACCCAACCCTTCAGGCCTCAAAAAATTGTCAGTGGAGAATGTCAAAACCAGAGCTAGGGTTGGGTTATCTGAACTACTCACACAG TTGCAAGACTGGAACAGCCGACTCCCGTTCACTTCTGCAAGTGATTTCTATTCTCAAGAAGCAACAAGTGAAAATTTTGTGTCTCAG GCAATACTTGGCAATACTCGAGCATCAGAGATTATAAAGCTTGCTCCTTTCTTGGCGCCATTTACTAGTAGAGTCAAAATATTCACT TCCCAATTGTCAAGTTCTAGACAATCGGCATCACATTCTGCATTGACAAGACATCGGTTCAAAATAAGAAGAAATCGACTTCTGGAAGATGCTTTTGATCAGCTAAGTTTGCTTTCTGAAGAAGATCTCAAAGGACCG ATTCGAGTGTCATTTATTAATGAGCATGGTGAGGAAGAGGCTGGAATTGATGGTGGTGGAATTTTCAAAGATTTCATGGAGAATATCACTCGAGCTGCTTTTGATGTACAGTATGGTCTCTTCAAG GAGACAGCTGATCATCTTCTGTACCCAAACCCCGCATCAGGATTGGTTCATGAACTACACCTGCAATATTTCCATTTTCTTGGAAGTCTCCTTGGAAAG GCAATGTATGAGGGCATACTTGTGGACTTGCCATTTGCGACGTTCTTCTTGAGCAAGTTGAAACAAAA GTACAATTTTTTAAATGATCTTCCTTCATTGGATCCAGAATTATATCGACATATTCTATTTTTAAAG CATTACAACGGTGATATCTCAGAGCTGGAACTGTATTTTGTCATTGTGAATAATGAATATGGTGAACAGTGTGAAGAAGAACTTCTCCCTGGTGGGAGAGACATGCGTGTTACTAATGATAATGTTATTACTTTTATCCATCTTGTtgccaatcatcggttaaactaCCAG ATTCGTGCACAAAGTACACACTTCTTGCGAGGTTTTCAACAGCTTATACCAAAAGACTGGATTGATATGTTCAATGAACATGAAATTCAG GTTCTCATATCTGGCTCTTTGGAAAGCTTGGATATTGATGACTTGCGGTCAAACACCAACTATTCTGCAGGATATCATCCG GGATTAGGTTGA
- the LOC120697509 gene encoding E3 ubiquitin-protein ligase UPL6-like isoform X1: protein MFFSGDPSARRRVDLGGRSSKERDRKVLLEQTREERRRRQGLRLQNSSATKIQKFFRGKKALELARSEIRKNFCSTFGEHCEKIDWNIFGTNSDFLRQLLFFFNANEDNDVSILCQVCNLLLQYVKRGGDTVTLFAGVNDSSQQPLVAHRVKKLALICVQAVYQKRHDWGSQLLTAPVSTSVPSVSLLETVACLINPKLPWNCKVVGYLQRRKIYCLFRGIIISVPQKDRNFGQFDSASALEQVLMLVASHVGHHPCCCPVVDPRWSFSSQLLSIPFLWHRLPQLKKVFTVNGISKYYIHQIACFLPSLADVLPNDISVNHPGYACVLANVLEASTSTLSDANFASDTAADIIAVSTSLLDTLPAVTSPTERADDDDEMPMDVDVKNGLDVDLERQITTAIDSKLLQHLVNALFRGRLSTDHSDLSAPSDAEVDAVGSICAFLHVTFNTFPLERIMTVLAYRTEIVPALWNFIKRCHENRRWPYFSKFASSLPADAPGWLLPMSVFCPIYKHMLKIIDNGEFYEQEKPLSLNDLKSLVLILKQALWQLLWVIPSSSTLKVAPNPSGLKKLSVENVKTRARVGLSELLTQLQDWNSRLPFTSASDFYSQEATSENFVSQAILGNTRASEIIKLAPFLAPFTSRVKIFTSQLSSSRQSASHSALTRHRFKIRRNRLLEDAFDQLSLLSEEDLKGPIRVSFINEHGEEEAGIDGGGIFKDFMENITRAAFDVQYGLFKETADHLLYPNPASGLVHELHLQYFHFLGSLLGKAMYEGILVDLPFATFFLSKLKQKYNFLNDLPSLDPELYRHILFLKHYNGDISELELYFVIVNNEYGEQCEEELLPGGRDMRVTNDNVITFIHLVANHRLNYQIRAQSTHFLRGFQQLIPKDWIDMFNEHEIQVLISGSLESLDIDDLRSNTNYSAGYHPDHEVIEMFWEVLKSFSSDNQKKFLKFVTGCSRGPLLGFQYLEPKFCIHRAGVPGMEEHADRLPTSATCMNLLKLPPYKTKEQLQMKLLYAINSEAGFDLS from the exons ATGTTCTTCTCCGGTGACCcgtcggcgcggaggcgggtggACCTCGGCGGGCGGAGCAGCAAGGAGCGCGACCGCAAGGTGCTGCTCGAGCAGACGCgcgaggagcggcgccgccggcagGGCCTCCGCCTCCAGAACTCATCCGCCACCAAGATACAG AAATTCTTCAGAGGTAAGAAGGCTTTGGAACTGGCACGTTCAGAAATTCGGAAGAACTTTTGCTCTACTTTCGGGGAGCATTGTGAGAAGATTGACTG GAACATCTTTGGCACTAATTCTGACTTTCTTCGTCAATTGCTGTTTTTCTTCAATGCAAATGAAGACAATGATGTTTCTATACTTTGTCAAGTCTGCAATTTGCTGCTACAATATGTTAAACGTGGTG GAGATACTGTAACTCTCTTTGCTGGTGTAAATGACTCCTCACAGCAACCACTTGTTGCTCACAGAGTAAAAAAACTTGCACTCATCTGTGTGCAAGCAGTCTATCAAAAGAG GCATGATTGGGGTAGCCAACTTTTGACAGCACCTGTAAGCACATCAGTGCCTTCTGTCTCGTTACTAGAAACTGTAGCTTGCTTAATAAATCCTAAACTTCCATGGAACTGCAAAGTAGTTGGGTATCTTCAGCGGAGAAAGATCTATTGCTTATTCCGGGGCATTATTATATCTGTACCG CAAAAGGACAGAAATTTTGGGCAATTTGATAGTGCATCTGCGCTGGAACAAGTTCTCATGCTTGTTGCTTCACATGTTGGCCATCATCCTTGTTGTTGTCCAGTAGTTGATCCAAGGTGGAGTTTCTCCTCTCAGCTTCTGTCCATCCCATTTCTATGGCATCGTTTGCCGCAACTCAAGAAG GTTTTCACAGTTAATGGAATCAGCAAATATTATATCCATCAAATAGCCTGCTTTTTGCCCAGTCTTGCTGATGTTCTTCCAAATGATATATCAGTTAATCATCCAGGATATGCGTGTGTCCTTGCAAATGTTCTTGAAGCTTCAACCTCGACTTTGTCCGATGCAAATTTTGCTTCTGACACA GCAGCTGACATCATCGCCGTTTCTACGTCATTGTTAGACACGTTGCCAGCAGTCACGTCACCTACGGAAA GggcagatgatgatgatgagatgCCTATGGATGTCGATGTTAAAAATGGTCTTGATGTTGATTTGGAAAGACAGATAACTACAGCAATTGATTCAAAGCTACTTCAACATTTG GTGAATGCACTCTTCAGAGGTAGATTAAGCACAGACCATTCTGATCTTTCTGCACcgtcagatgctgaagtggATGCTGTAGGATCTATTTGTGCTTTTCTTCATGTCACATTCAACACATTCCCTCTAGAGCGGATTATGACTGTGCTGGCGTACCGGACTGAAATTGTTCCTGCACTATGGAATTTTATAAAACGATGCCATGAAAACCGAAGATGGCCATATTTTTCCAAGTTTGCATCTTCATTACCTGCAGATGCTCCTGGTTGGCTCCTGCCCATGTCTGTATTCTGTCCCATATACAA GCACATGTTGAAGATCATTGATAATGGGGAGTTCTATGAACAGGAGAAACCTCTTTCACTTAATGATTTGAAGTCCCTGGTTCTCATTTTAAAACAG GCATTATGGCAACTTCTGTGGgttattccttcctcttctaCTCTGAAAGTGGCACCCAACCCTTCAGGCCTCAAAAAATTGTCAGTGGAGAATGTCAAAACCAGAGCTAGGGTTGGGTTATCTGAACTACTCACACAG TTGCAAGACTGGAACAGCCGACTCCCGTTCACTTCTGCAAGTGATTTCTATTCTCAAGAAGCAACAAGTGAAAATTTTGTGTCTCAG GCAATACTTGGCAATACTCGAGCATCAGAGATTATAAAGCTTGCTCCTTTCTTGGCGCCATTTACTAGTAGAGTCAAAATATTCACT TCCCAATTGTCAAGTTCTAGACAATCGGCATCACATTCTGCATTGACAAGACATCGGTTCAAAATAAGAAGAAATCGACTTCTGGAAGATGCTTTTGATCAGCTAAGTTTGCTTTCTGAAGAAGATCTCAAAGGACCG ATTCGAGTGTCATTTATTAATGAGCATGGTGAGGAAGAGGCTGGAATTGATGGTGGTGGAATTTTCAAAGATTTCATGGAGAATATCACTCGAGCTGCTTTTGATGTACAGTATGGTCTCTTCAAG GAGACAGCTGATCATCTTCTGTACCCAAACCCCGCATCAGGATTGGTTCATGAACTACACCTGCAATATTTCCATTTTCTTGGAAGTCTCCTTGGAAAG GCAATGTATGAGGGCATACTTGTGGACTTGCCATTTGCGACGTTCTTCTTGAGCAAGTTGAAACAAAA GTACAATTTTTTAAATGATCTTCCTTCATTGGATCCAGAATTATATCGACATATTCTATTTTTAAAG CATTACAACGGTGATATCTCAGAGCTGGAACTGTATTTTGTCATTGTGAATAATGAATATGGTGAACAGTGTGAAGAAGAACTTCTCCCTGGTGGGAGAGACATGCGTGTTACTAATGATAATGTTATTACTTTTATCCATCTTGTtgccaatcatcggttaaactaCCAG ATTCGTGCACAAAGTACACACTTCTTGCGAGGTTTTCAACAGCTTATACCAAAAGACTGGATTGATATGTTCAATGAACATGAAATTCAG GTTCTCATATCTGGCTCTTTGGAAAGCTTGGATATTGATGACTTGCGGTCAAACACCAACTATTCTGCAGGATATCATCCG GACCACGAGGTCATTGAGATGTTTTGGGAAGTCCTGAAGAGCTTCAGTTCAGACAATCAGAAAAAATTTCTCAA GTTTGTGACCGGATGTTCTCGTGGTCCACTCCTTGGATTCCAGTACCTCGAACCAAAATTTTGCATTCATAG AGCTGGTGTTCCAGGCATGGAGGAGCATGCTGACCGCCTGCCTACATCGGCTACTTGCATGAACCTCCTGAAGCTTCCCCCCTATAAAAC CAAGGAGCAGTTGCAGATGAAGCTGCTGTACGCCATAAATTCAGAAGCTGGTTTTGATCTTAGTTGA
- the LOC120697509 gene encoding E3 ubiquitin-protein ligase UPL6-like isoform X2, with product MFFSGDPSARRRVDLGGRSSKERDRKVLLEQTREERRRRQGLRLQNSSATKIQKFFRGKKALELARSEIRKNFCSTFGEHCEKIDWNIFGTNSDFLRQLLFFFNANEDNDVSILCQVCNLLLQYVKRGGDTVTLFAGVNDSSQQPLVAHRVKKLALICVQAVYQKRHDWGSQLLTAPVSTSVPSVSLLETVACLINPKLPWNCKVVGYLQRRKIYCLFRGIIISVPQKDRNFGQFDSASALEQVLMLVASHVGHHPCCCPVVDPRWSFSSQLLSIPFLWHRLPQLKKVFTVNGISKYYIHQIACFLPSLADVLPNDISVNHPGYACVLANVLEASTSTLSDANFASDTAADIIAVSTSLLDTLPAVTSPTERADDDDEMPMDVDVKNGLDVDLERQITTAIDSKLLQHLVNALFRGRLSTDHSDLSAPSDAEVDAVGSICAFLHVTFNTFPLERIMTVLAYRTEIVPALWNFIKRCHENRRWPYFSKFASSLPADAPGWLLPMSVFCPIYKHMLKIIDNGEFYEQEKPLSLNDLKSLVLILKQALWQLLWVIPSSSTLKVAPNPSGLKKLSVENVKTRARVGLSELLTQLQDWNSRLPFTSASDFYSQEATSENFVSQAILGNTRASEIIKLAPFLAPFTSRVKIFTSQLSSSRQSASHSALTRHRFKIRRNRLLEDAFDQLSLLSEEDLKGPIRVSFINEHGEEEAGIDGGGIFKDFMENITRAAFDVQYGLFKETADHLLYPNPASGLVHELHLQYFHFLGSLLGKAMYEGILVDLPFATFFLSKLKQKYNFLNDLPSLDPELYRHILFLKHYNGDISELELYFVIVNNEYGEQCEEELLPGGRDMRVTNDNVITFIHLVANHRLNYQIRAQSTHFLRGFQQLIPKDWIDMFNEHEIQVLISGSLESLDIDDLRSNTNYSAGYHPDHEVIEMFWEVLKSFSSDNQKKFLKLVPNLLGLIFPSCDGYPFPVFEEIILCKFS from the exons ATGTTCTTCTCCGGTGACCcgtcggcgcggaggcgggtggACCTCGGCGGGCGGAGCAGCAAGGAGCGCGACCGCAAGGTGCTGCTCGAGCAGACGCgcgaggagcggcgccgccggcagGGCCTCCGCCTCCAGAACTCATCCGCCACCAAGATACAG AAATTCTTCAGAGGTAAGAAGGCTTTGGAACTGGCACGTTCAGAAATTCGGAAGAACTTTTGCTCTACTTTCGGGGAGCATTGTGAGAAGATTGACTG GAACATCTTTGGCACTAATTCTGACTTTCTTCGTCAATTGCTGTTTTTCTTCAATGCAAATGAAGACAATGATGTTTCTATACTTTGTCAAGTCTGCAATTTGCTGCTACAATATGTTAAACGTGGTG GAGATACTGTAACTCTCTTTGCTGGTGTAAATGACTCCTCACAGCAACCACTTGTTGCTCACAGAGTAAAAAAACTTGCACTCATCTGTGTGCAAGCAGTCTATCAAAAGAG GCATGATTGGGGTAGCCAACTTTTGACAGCACCTGTAAGCACATCAGTGCCTTCTGTCTCGTTACTAGAAACTGTAGCTTGCTTAATAAATCCTAAACTTCCATGGAACTGCAAAGTAGTTGGGTATCTTCAGCGGAGAAAGATCTATTGCTTATTCCGGGGCATTATTATATCTGTACCG CAAAAGGACAGAAATTTTGGGCAATTTGATAGTGCATCTGCGCTGGAACAAGTTCTCATGCTTGTTGCTTCACATGTTGGCCATCATCCTTGTTGTTGTCCAGTAGTTGATCCAAGGTGGAGTTTCTCCTCTCAGCTTCTGTCCATCCCATTTCTATGGCATCGTTTGCCGCAACTCAAGAAG GTTTTCACAGTTAATGGAATCAGCAAATATTATATCCATCAAATAGCCTGCTTTTTGCCCAGTCTTGCTGATGTTCTTCCAAATGATATATCAGTTAATCATCCAGGATATGCGTGTGTCCTTGCAAATGTTCTTGAAGCTTCAACCTCGACTTTGTCCGATGCAAATTTTGCTTCTGACACA GCAGCTGACATCATCGCCGTTTCTACGTCATTGTTAGACACGTTGCCAGCAGTCACGTCACCTACGGAAA GggcagatgatgatgatgagatgCCTATGGATGTCGATGTTAAAAATGGTCTTGATGTTGATTTGGAAAGACAGATAACTACAGCAATTGATTCAAAGCTACTTCAACATTTG GTGAATGCACTCTTCAGAGGTAGATTAAGCACAGACCATTCTGATCTTTCTGCACcgtcagatgctgaagtggATGCTGTAGGATCTATTTGTGCTTTTCTTCATGTCACATTCAACACATTCCCTCTAGAGCGGATTATGACTGTGCTGGCGTACCGGACTGAAATTGTTCCTGCACTATGGAATTTTATAAAACGATGCCATGAAAACCGAAGATGGCCATATTTTTCCAAGTTTGCATCTTCATTACCTGCAGATGCTCCTGGTTGGCTCCTGCCCATGTCTGTATTCTGTCCCATATACAA GCACATGTTGAAGATCATTGATAATGGGGAGTTCTATGAACAGGAGAAACCTCTTTCACTTAATGATTTGAAGTCCCTGGTTCTCATTTTAAAACAG GCATTATGGCAACTTCTGTGGgttattccttcctcttctaCTCTGAAAGTGGCACCCAACCCTTCAGGCCTCAAAAAATTGTCAGTGGAGAATGTCAAAACCAGAGCTAGGGTTGGGTTATCTGAACTACTCACACAG TTGCAAGACTGGAACAGCCGACTCCCGTTCACTTCTGCAAGTGATTTCTATTCTCAAGAAGCAACAAGTGAAAATTTTGTGTCTCAG GCAATACTTGGCAATACTCGAGCATCAGAGATTATAAAGCTTGCTCCTTTCTTGGCGCCATTTACTAGTAGAGTCAAAATATTCACT TCCCAATTGTCAAGTTCTAGACAATCGGCATCACATTCTGCATTGACAAGACATCGGTTCAAAATAAGAAGAAATCGACTTCTGGAAGATGCTTTTGATCAGCTAAGTTTGCTTTCTGAAGAAGATCTCAAAGGACCG ATTCGAGTGTCATTTATTAATGAGCATGGTGAGGAAGAGGCTGGAATTGATGGTGGTGGAATTTTCAAAGATTTCATGGAGAATATCACTCGAGCTGCTTTTGATGTACAGTATGGTCTCTTCAAG GAGACAGCTGATCATCTTCTGTACCCAAACCCCGCATCAGGATTGGTTCATGAACTACACCTGCAATATTTCCATTTTCTTGGAAGTCTCCTTGGAAAG GCAATGTATGAGGGCATACTTGTGGACTTGCCATTTGCGACGTTCTTCTTGAGCAAGTTGAAACAAAA GTACAATTTTTTAAATGATCTTCCTTCATTGGATCCAGAATTATATCGACATATTCTATTTTTAAAG CATTACAACGGTGATATCTCAGAGCTGGAACTGTATTTTGTCATTGTGAATAATGAATATGGTGAACAGTGTGAAGAAGAACTTCTCCCTGGTGGGAGAGACATGCGTGTTACTAATGATAATGTTATTACTTTTATCCATCTTGTtgccaatcatcggttaaactaCCAG ATTCGTGCACAAAGTACACACTTCTTGCGAGGTTTTCAACAGCTTATACCAAAAGACTGGATTGATATGTTCAATGAACATGAAATTCAG GTTCTCATATCTGGCTCTTTGGAAAGCTTGGATATTGATGACTTGCGGTCAAACACCAACTATTCTGCAGGATATCATCCG GACCACGAGGTCATTGAGATGTTTTGGGAAGTCCTGAAGAGCTTCAGTTCAGACAATCAGAAAAAATTTCTCAAGTTGGTGCCTAATCTACTCGGTTTAATTTTTCCTTCCTGTGATGGTTATCCTTTTCCTGTTTTTGAAGAAATTATCCTCTGTAAATTTAGTTG A